In one Amaranthus tricolor cultivar Red isolate AtriRed21 chromosome 8, ASM2621246v1, whole genome shotgun sequence genomic region, the following are encoded:
- the LOC130820353 gene encoding uncharacterized protein LOC130820353 — translation MVDVDRRMSGLNPAHIAGLRRLSARAASGPSPPTPIPSRLSLSSLASKLISHLKSSGIQVQSGLTDSEFARSEAEFGFVFPPDLKAVLQAGLPVGPGFPDWRSPGARLHLKALINLPIAAISLQIAKNSLWSKSWGPRPSDPEKALKIARTSLKRAPLLIPIFNHCYIPCNPCLSGNPIFYVDEDRIFCCGFDLSDFFDRESITTINIDNNTIASTRSSLQKQRSLSGSSSSSSSSTSSSSYFSRRSLEGSRTPRWVEFWSDAAIDRRKRNSNSSSSPERFIDMPRSEIPNWVHDYIKQIGSVLREGGWAESDVSEIVHVSASGFFDGGETMLVDNQSVLDALLLKADRFSDSLRKAGWSSEEVTDVFGFDFKVPEKEKKPVKKLSPEFVERIGKLAESVSRSSPKISITAL, via the coding sequence ATGGTCGACGTCGACCGGAGAATGTCTGGTTTAAACCCGGCCCATATAGCCGGCCTCCGCCGTCTCTCTGCCCGAGCTGCCTCTGGCCCATCTCCTCCTACTCCTATCCCTTCTCGCCTCTCTCTTTCCTCTCTAGCTTCCAAGCTCATTTCTCACCTTAAATCATCTGGTATCCAAGTCCAATCCGGGTTAACGGACTCTGAGTTTGCCCGTTCTGAAGCCGAATTCGGGTTCGTTTTTCCACCCGACTTAAAAGCAGTCTTACAAGCTGGTCTCCCTGTCGGGCCTGGTTTTCCTGATTGGCGTTCGCCTGGGGCCCGTCTTCATCTTAAAGCCCTCATCAACCTCCCCATTGCAGCCATATCACTCCAGATCGCGAAAAACTCACTATGGTCCAAATCATGGGGCCCACGACCTTCCGACCCGgaaaaagcccttaaaattgctCGTACTTCCCTTAAACGAGCTCCACTCTTAATCCCCATTTTTAACCATTGTTACATCCCTTGCAACCCTTGTTTATCTGGTAACCCCATTTTTTACGTTGATGAGGATCGGATCTTCTGTTGCGGGTTCGATTTATCTGACTTTTTCGATCGCGAATCCATAACAACAATCAACATAGACAATAACACAATCGCATCGACCAGGTCTTCACTCCAAAAACAAAGGTCATTAAGCGGATCATCTTCGTCGTCTTCTTCTTCCACGTCATCTTCCTCGTACTTCTCTCGAAGATCTCTAGAAGGTTCTAGAACTCCGCGTTGGGTAGAGTTCTGGAGTGACGCAGCTATCGACCGTCGTAAAAGAAACTCCAACTCATCATCATCTCCCGAAAGATTTATCGACATGCCAAGATCAGAAATACCAAACTGGGTCCATGACTACATAAAGCAAATCGGGTCGGTTTTAAGAGAAGGTGGGTGGGCTGAATCTGACGTTTCGGAAATCGTACACGTGTCAGCTTCTGGATTCTTTGATGGTGGTGAAACGATGCTTGTTGATAATCAAAGTGTTTTAGATGCTTTGCTTTTGAAAGCGGATCGATTCTCAGATTCGTTAAGGAAAGCCGGGTGGAGCTCTGAAGAAGTAACGGATGTATTCGGGTTTGATTTTAAAGTAccggaaaaggaaaagaaaccGGTGAAAAAATTATCGCCTGAATTTGTTGAAAGGATTGGGAAACTGGCTGAGTCGGTATCTCGGTCTTCGCCGAAGATTAGTATCACAGCATTATAA